From Virgibacillus ihumii, the proteins below share one genomic window:
- a CDS encoding BrxA/BrxB family bacilliredoxin codes for MDFNLFMNDVVDAARTDIKEAGYEELTTSEAVDAAMKREGSTLVMVNSVCGCAGGVARPAAANAIHYDKRPDHLVTVFAGQDKEATEKAREYFEGYPPSSPSFAFLKDGQIVTMLERSDIEGYSAVDVIGKLQHVFDEHCKEI; via the coding sequence ATGGATTTTAACCTGTTCATGAATGACGTTGTAGACGCAGCGCGTACGGATATAAAAGAAGCTGGTTATGAGGAGCTGACTACTTCTGAGGCAGTGGACGCGGCCATGAAACGCGAAGGATCCACCCTCGTAATGGTTAACTCTGTTTGTGGTTGCGCCGGCGGTGTTGCGCGTCCAGCTGCAGCCAATGCCATTCATTATGACAAGCGTCCTGATCATCTTGTGACTGTATTTGCGGGACAAGACAAAGAAGCTACAGAAAAAGCCAGAGAATATTTTGAAGGGTATCCGCCTTCTTCACCTTCATTTGCTTTTTTGAAAGACGGCCAAATCGTTACAATGCTTGAACGTTCCGATATTGAAGGCTATAGTGCAGTAGATGTGATTGGTAAGCTTCAACATGTGTTTGATGAGCATTGCAAGGAAATATAA
- a CDS encoding aromatic acid exporter family protein, whose protein sequence is MIIGPRTIKTAIGTTIAISIAQFMDLSNFVSAGVLTILCIQPSRKKSVISAWHRFLACILASLFSFAFFETIGYNPVVVGLMLVCFIPATVFLRITQGIATSSVIILNLYSAGDIPIQFLINQFFLIVVGVGIALLINLYMPSLDKPLREKQMELEHNFQKILHEIALYIRTDTQEWDGREITICENLLQEASDLVSLDRENHLLRSKHPYADYFTMRNRQFELLQRMLPLVSRLPKIDSISIKIADFFEELSKAVHPGNTAVIYLKQLEELRREFDDESLPETRKEFETRANLFRLLHEIEDYLLIKKKFKESDVKKKTKKTGIVKTSL, encoded by the coding sequence GTGATCATTGGCCCCCGGACAATAAAGACAGCAATAGGAACAACCATCGCAATTTCGATTGCTCAATTTATGGATTTGTCCAATTTCGTGTCAGCGGGTGTTTTAACTATTCTGTGCATCCAGCCGTCGAGGAAAAAATCGGTTATAAGCGCATGGCATCGATTTTTGGCATGCATCCTGGCAAGTCTGTTCTCCTTTGCATTTTTTGAAACAATTGGTTACAACCCGGTTGTTGTGGGGCTAATGCTTGTCTGTTTTATTCCTGCTACCGTTTTTTTGAGAATAACACAAGGGATCGCAACGAGTTCTGTTATTATCTTAAATTTATACAGTGCCGGTGATATCCCAATCCAATTCTTAATCAATCAGTTTTTTCTGATTGTAGTCGGGGTTGGTATAGCTCTGTTAATAAATCTGTATATGCCGAGTCTGGATAAACCACTCAGGGAAAAGCAAATGGAATTGGAACATAACTTTCAAAAGATATTGCACGAAATTGCTCTTTACATACGAACTGACACCCAGGAATGGGATGGCAGAGAAATTACAATTTGTGAAAACTTATTGCAGGAAGCTTCGGATTTGGTATCATTGGATAGAGAAAATCATTTACTGAGGAGTAAACATCCATATGCAGATTACTTTACGATGCGGAATCGTCAATTCGAATTGCTGCAAAGAATGTTGCCATTGGTAAGCCGTTTACCTAAAATTGATTCCATCTCAATTAAAATTGCCGACTTTTTTGAGGAATTATCCAAGGCGGTTCATCCGGGGAATACGGCGGTCATTTACCTGAAACAGCTGGAGGAACTGCGCAGGGAGTTTGACGACGAATCATTACCGGAAACACGGAAGGAATTTGAAACACGGGCAAACCTGTTTCGGCTCCTCCATGAAATTGAAGACTATCTGCTGATCAAAAAGAAATTTAAGGAAAGCGATGTTAAAAAGAAAACAAAAAAGACCGGTATCGTAAAGACCAGTCTTTGA
- a CDS encoding acyl-CoA carboxylase subunit beta, translating to MDIFDKINELYDKRRKVELGGGDKRIEKQHDKGKLTARERIDYLLDEGTFVELNPFMEHRETDFGMGNLNGNGEGVVTGYGKINGQAIYLFAQDFTVYGGALGEMHGKKIAAVMDLAAKSGVPFIGLNDSGGARIQEGVSSLDGYGHVFYRNSIYSGVIPQISVIMGPSAGGAVYSPAITDFVIMVEKTSQMFITGPKVIETVTGESISSEELGGAEVHNAKSGNAHIKAESEEDALDKVKGLISYLPANNQKKPALKAFQLNDETRPDLTDIVPFNATRPYDVKTVIEQVVDPDSFYEIHKDFAKNIVVGFARINGQTVGLVCNQPKYMAGGLDIDSSDKASRFIRFCDAFNIALITFEDVTGFFPGVKQEHGGIIRHGAKILYAYSEATVPKITVITRKAFGGAYVALNSKSIGADLVYAWPNAEIAVMGPEGAANIIFAKEIAESGDPEITRQEKIDTYREKFANPYVAAGLGMIDDVIDPRDTRVKLIQSLEMLYHKSEERPKKKHGNIPL from the coding sequence ATGGATATATTTGATAAAATTAATGAACTGTATGATAAACGAAGAAAAGTTGAACTTGGTGGTGGAGATAAACGCATCGAAAAACAACATGATAAAGGAAAGTTAACTGCCAGGGAACGAATTGACTATTTGCTTGACGAAGGCACATTTGTTGAATTGAACCCGTTTATGGAACATCGGGAAACGGACTTTGGTATGGGCAATCTGAACGGTAATGGTGAAGGTGTTGTTACCGGATATGGCAAAATCAATGGACAAGCTATTTACCTGTTTGCCCAGGATTTTACGGTGTATGGCGGTGCGCTTGGTGAAATGCACGGTAAGAAAATTGCCGCTGTGATGGATTTGGCAGCCAAAAGTGGTGTTCCATTTATCGGACTTAATGATTCCGGTGGTGCCAGAATTCAGGAAGGGGTTTCATCGCTTGATGGGTATGGGCATGTATTTTATCGCAATTCTATCTATTCAGGTGTCATCCCGCAAATTTCGGTAATTATGGGACCAAGTGCCGGGGGGGCAGTTTATTCTCCGGCTATCACTGATTTTGTCATTATGGTGGAAAAAACATCACAAATGTTCATTACCGGACCGAAAGTAATTGAGACGGTAACTGGAGAAAGTATTTCATCCGAAGAACTTGGCGGCGCCGAGGTTCATAATGCTAAAAGCGGTAATGCACATATTAAGGCGGAAAGCGAAGAGGACGCGTTGGATAAAGTAAAGGGATTAATCAGTTATTTGCCTGCCAACAATCAGAAGAAGCCAGCGCTCAAAGCATTTCAGCTGAATGATGAGACACGTCCGGACCTGACTGACATTGTGCCATTCAACGCCACACGTCCGTATGATGTCAAAACCGTGATAGAACAAGTTGTAGATCCGGACAGTTTTTATGAAATACATAAAGATTTTGCCAAAAATATCGTCGTTGGATTTGCACGCATAAACGGACAGACGGTCGGACTCGTCTGCAACCAGCCTAAATATATGGCCGGCGGACTTGATATTGATTCCAGTGACAAAGCTTCCCGCTTTATCCGTTTCTGTGATGCATTTAATATTGCCCTGATCACATTTGAAGATGTCACCGGATTTTTCCCTGGTGTGAAACAGGAGCACGGCGGGATTATCAGGCACGGTGCCAAAATTTTATATGCCTATTCAGAAGCAACTGTACCCAAAATAACAGTTATTACGAGAAAAGCTTTTGGCGGGGCGTATGTGGCACTGAACAGTAAATCGATTGGTGCTGATTTAGTGTATGCTTGGCCAAACGCAGAAATTGCGGTTATGGGACCTGAAGGAGCAGCGAATATTATTTTTGCCAAAGAAATTGCCGAAAGTGGTGATCCGGAAATAACACGACAAGAAAAAATTGACACCTACCGTGAAAAGTTTGCCAATCCATATGTGGCAGCAGGGCTCGGAATGATTGATGATGTTATCGACCCACGCGATACTAGAGTGAAGTTGATCCAGTCATTGGAAATGCTCTATCATAAATCAGAAGAACGACCTAAGAAAAAACATGGCAACATTCCACTTTAA
- the prli42 gene encoding stressosome-associated protein Prli42: MANQKSKSQAPRKKSKRDRRMKIIIYLMIIAMFLSSLTYGLAMLI, encoded by the coding sequence TTGGCAAATCAAAAGTCAAAGTCACAAGCACCAAGAAAAAAGTCAAAACGTGACCGACGAATGAAAATCATTATTTATCTCATGATCATTGCAATGTTTTTGTCATCACTGACATACGGCCTGGCAATGCTCATATAA
- a CDS encoding acyl-CoA mutase large subunit family protein, whose protein sequence is MNDEKFSSNQTDWKQSVNKTVKRFPERKEPFTTSSNINVDRLYFPENNQEYEDKLGYPGVYPYTRGIQPTMYRSRFWTMRQYAGFGSAKETNKRFRYLLEQGQTGLSVAFDLPTQIGYDSDDVMAEGEVGKVGVAIDSLHDMEQLLDQIPLDKVSTSMTINAPASVLLCMYIAVGEKQGVPLEKLTGTIQNDILKEYIARGTYIFPPKPSMRLITNIFEFCQQNVPKFNTISISGYHIREAGSTAVQEAAFTIANGMAYVDAALQAGLDIDKFAPRLAFFFNAHNNFFEEAAKFRAARRIWAKIMKEKYKAENPKSWKMRFHTQTGGSTLTAQQPDNNIVRVTMQALAAVLGGTQSLHTNSRDEALSLPTEDSARIALRTQQIIANESGAADTVDPLGGSYYVEELTDRIEQEVETYLERISELGGAVQAVEEGYMQREIHHNAYETQKKIEKEEEIIVGLNQYKLDEEVNPDLLKVDEALEQAQIESLAEARQERNQAVVDQKLSAIREQAKDPQGNLIPYILDAVRSYATVGEICNVLRNEFGEFTGA, encoded by the coding sequence ATGAATGATGAGAAATTTTCCAGCAATCAAACTGACTGGAAACAGTCAGTTAACAAAACAGTTAAGCGGTTTCCCGAACGAAAAGAACCTTTTACTACATCTTCCAATATTAACGTCGATCGTCTGTACTTTCCGGAAAATAATCAGGAGTATGAGGATAAGCTCGGATATCCGGGGGTCTATCCGTATACAAGAGGCATTCAGCCAACCATGTACCGAAGCCGTTTCTGGACGATGCGGCAATATGCCGGATTCGGATCAGCCAAAGAAACAAACAAACGTTTTCGGTATTTGCTTGAACAGGGTCAGACTGGACTTTCTGTAGCATTTGATCTGCCGACCCAAATTGGTTATGACTCGGATGACGTTATGGCTGAAGGGGAAGTAGGGAAAGTTGGGGTGGCGATAGATTCGCTTCATGATATGGAGCAGCTGCTTGATCAGATCCCGCTTGATAAGGTAAGTACATCCATGACTATTAATGCACCAGCTTCCGTATTGCTGTGCATGTACATAGCTGTTGGCGAAAAACAGGGAGTGCCGCTGGAGAAACTGACCGGTACAATTCAAAACGATATTTTAAAAGAGTATATTGCTCGCGGGACATATATTTTTCCGCCGAAGCCTTCCATGCGCTTAATTACCAATATATTTGAGTTTTGTCAGCAAAACGTGCCGAAATTTAATACCATCAGTATTTCCGGTTACCATATTCGGGAAGCAGGTTCGACTGCAGTTCAAGAGGCAGCATTCACCATTGCGAATGGGATGGCATATGTTGATGCGGCATTGCAGGCGGGGCTTGATATTGATAAATTTGCACCTCGGTTGGCGTTTTTCTTTAATGCACATAATAATTTCTTCGAGGAAGCAGCAAAGTTTCGTGCTGCCAGAAGAATATGGGCAAAAATTATGAAAGAAAAATATAAGGCGGAAAATCCGAAGAGCTGGAAAATGCGGTTTCATACACAAACTGGCGGCTCCACACTTACGGCTCAACAGCCTGACAATAATATTGTCCGTGTGACGATGCAAGCGCTTGCCGCGGTTCTGGGCGGAACACAGAGTCTGCATACGAACTCCAGAGATGAAGCTTTATCATTGCCAACGGAAGATTCAGCCCGTATTGCATTGCGTACACAGCAAATTATTGCGAACGAAAGTGGTGCTGCAGATACGGTCGATCCATTGGGTGGTTCTTATTATGTAGAGGAGCTGACTGACCGGATTGAACAGGAAGTGGAAACGTATCTTGAGCGAATTTCGGAGCTGGGCGGAGCTGTCCAGGCTGTAGAAGAAGGCTATATGCAACGGGAGATTCATCATAATGCTTACGAAACACAAAAGAAAATTGAAAAAGAAGAAGAAATTATTGTCGGACTGAATCAATACAAATTGGATGAGGAAGTAAACCCTGATTTGCTTAAGGTTGATGAAGCGCTTGAGCAGGCACAAATAGAGTCGCTTGCTGAAGCCAGGCAGGAACGAAACCAAGCGGTGGTTGATCAGAAATTGTCTGCGATTCGTGAGCAGGCAAAGGATCCACAGGGAAATTTGATTCCGTATATTCTGGATGCGGTTCGATCGTATGCAACAGTTGGGGAAATTTGTAATGTATTGCGTAATGAATTTGGCGAGTTTACGGGAGCTTAA
- the mce gene encoding methylmalonyl-CoA epimerase produces MKKIRVLIAKPGLDGHDRGALVIAQALRDHGMEVIYTGLRQSPLQIAQAAIQEDVDVIGLSSLSGAHKTLFPKVIEVLKERDAGDIPVVGGGVIPAEDIPFLLEKGVNKIFTSGSSTEALAVYIKQLIDPDASKAESPNKISHIGIAVENIEKVLPFYTDTLGLKLEGVETVESEAVKVAFLKIGESRFELLEPLNEASSIQKFIDKKGEGIHHIALDVDNVESRLDMFKSQGIPLINEEAKDGAHNSRIAFMHPKAANGVLFELCQQQEGSDS; encoded by the coding sequence ATGAAGAAAATACGCGTTTTAATCGCAAAACCAGGATTGGACGGACATGACAGGGGAGCCTTAGTCATTGCCCAGGCTCTTCGCGATCACGGAATGGAAGTTATTTATACCGGCTTACGACAATCTCCTCTGCAAATTGCACAAGCAGCTATACAGGAAGATGTCGATGTAATTGGGCTGTCATCGCTTTCGGGTGCACACAAAACCTTGTTTCCAAAGGTTATCGAAGTGCTGAAGGAACGTGATGCAGGGGATATACCGGTTGTAGGCGGGGGAGTAATTCCAGCAGAAGATATTCCTTTTTTACTGGAAAAAGGGGTAAATAAGATTTTTACAAGCGGGTCATCAACGGAGGCGTTGGCTGTATATATCAAACAGCTGATTGACCCTGATGCATCGAAAGCAGAAAGCCCAAATAAAATCTCGCATATCGGGATTGCCGTGGAAAATATCGAAAAGGTACTGCCATTTTATACGGACACACTCGGTTTGAAACTGGAAGGTGTCGAAACAGTTGAATCAGAAGCAGTTAAAGTGGCCTTTCTGAAGATTGGAGAATCACGATTTGAGTTACTGGAACCGTTGAATGAAGCATCATCAATACAGAAATTTATCGATAAAAAAGGGGAAGGAATTCATCATATTGCATTGGACGTTGATAACGTTGAAAGCAGATTGGATATGTTTAAATCACAGGGAATTCCATTGATTAATGAGGAAGCAAAAGATGGCGCACATAACAGCCGAATTGCTTTTATGCATCCGAAAGCAGCGAATGGGGTTTTGTTTGAATTGTGTCAGCAACAAGAAGGAAGTGATTCATAA
- a CDS encoding M20/M25/M40 family metallo-hydrolase, with amino-acid sequence MTAVNKERLIDEFFELVQVDSETKYETKIAQVLTQKFTELGLDVIEDNSKEITGHGAGNLICTLKGTKKDADPIYFTSHMDTVVPGNGIKPSIEEGYIVSDGSTILGADDKAGLAAIFETIRTLKENNIEHGDIQFVVTVGEESGLVGAKALDGSLLTAKYGYAIDSNGEVGDIIVAAPTQAKLFATVKGKTAHAGLAPEKGVSAITLTAKAIAKMPLGRIDEETTANIGRFEGGKQTNIVCDHVEVLAEARSLKPEKMEEQVAKMKDAFETIAEELGGSADVEITVMYPGFNQHDGDEVVEVAKRAAKKIGRESKLKKSGGGSDANIIAGLGIPTVNLAVGYEEIHTTNERIPVDELVKITEMVTAIVEEAAK; translated from the coding sequence ATGACAGCTGTAAATAAAGAAAGACTGATTGATGAATTTTTCGAATTGGTTCAGGTTGATTCGGAAACGAAATATGAGACAAAAATCGCACAAGTATTGACCCAAAAGTTTACTGAATTAGGGTTGGATGTTATAGAGGACAACAGTAAAGAAATAACCGGTCATGGTGCCGGCAATCTTATCTGTACGTTAAAAGGCACCAAAAAGGATGCAGATCCCATCTATTTTACATCGCATATGGACACAGTTGTTCCCGGAAATGGAATAAAACCTTCCATTGAGGAGGGGTACATTGTCTCTGATGGGTCAACTATTTTGGGTGCTGATGATAAAGCAGGCCTTGCGGCGATATTTGAAACAATCCGGACGTTAAAGGAAAATAATATTGAGCATGGTGACATTCAATTTGTGGTCACAGTTGGCGAAGAATCCGGACTTGTTGGGGCCAAAGCGTTAGATGGGTCCCTTCTGACCGCTAAGTATGGCTATGCAATTGACAGTAATGGTGAAGTTGGTGACATCATTGTTGCCGCACCGACACAGGCAAAGTTGTTTGCAACGGTAAAGGGAAAAACAGCACATGCCGGTCTTGCACCTGAAAAGGGAGTCTCTGCCATTACACTTACCGCCAAAGCAATCGCCAAAATGCCGCTTGGCCGGATTGATGAGGAGACAACCGCAAATATCGGTCGCTTTGAAGGTGGCAAGCAAACCAATATTGTGTGTGATCATGTTGAGGTTCTTGCCGAGGCACGTTCACTCAAACCGGAAAAAATGGAAGAACAGGTTGCTAAAATGAAAGATGCATTTGAAACTATAGCGGAAGAACTTGGTGGATCTGCTGACGTTGAGATAACTGTCATGTATCCTGGTTTCAATCAGCATGATGGAGATGAAGTTGTTGAGGTAGCAAAACGTGCAGCCAAAAAAATCGGGCGGGAAAGTAAACTGAAGAAAAGCGGAGGCGGCAGTGATGCAAATATAATTGCCGGACTCGGTATCCCGACAGTAAACCTGGCTGTCGGATATGAAGAGATTCATACAACCAATGAGCGGATTCCGGTTGATGAATTAGTTAAAATTACGGAAATGGTAACTGCTATTGTGGAGGAAGCAGCTAAATAG